In Euphorbia lathyris chromosome 10, ddEupLath1.1, whole genome shotgun sequence, a single genomic region encodes these proteins:
- the LOC136208152 gene encoding protein RGF1 INDUCIBLE TRANSCRIPTION FACTOR 1-like isoform X1, whose product MYIHSALQLGREMPVPEWLESLLATAFFAICRTHGDATRSECNMYCLDCKSEAFCFYCRSSRHKDHQVIQIRRSSYHDVVRVAEIQKVLDISGVQTYVINSARVLFLNERPQPKSAKGVAHICETCGRTLLDPFRFCSLGCKLVGIKRNGDASFTIEAKNEEIMERRREENQEQEQEALHESSQQEDIYPVTPPPPPTSSARRRKGIPHRAPFGS is encoded by the exons ATGTATATACATTCAGCTCTCCAACTG GGAAGAGAAATGCCGGTGCCGGAGTGGCTGGAGTCATTACTGGCGACGGCGTTCTTCGCAATCTGCAGGACACACGGGGACGCAACGAGAAGTGAATGCAATATGTACTGTTTAGATTGCAAAAGTGAGGCATTCTGTTTTTATTGCCGGTCTtcaagacataaagatcatcaAGTAATTCAG ATAAGGAGATCTTCGTATCATGATGTAGTGAGAGTTGCAGAGATTCAGAAAGTGTTGGACATAAGTGGAGTTCAGACTTATGTAATAAACAGTGCTAGAGTGTTGTTTCTGAATGAAAGGCCACAGCCTAAATCAGCCAAAGGAGTTGCTCATATTTGTGAGACTTGTGGAAGGACCCTTTTGGACCCTTTTCGTTTTTGTTCTTTGGGTTGCAAG CTTGTAGGAATAAAGAGAAATGGAGAtgcaagctttaccatagaagCAAAGAATGAGGAAATAAtggaaagaagaagagaagaaaatcaagaacaagaacaagaagCATTGCATGAAAGTTCACAACAAGAAGACATATATCCGGTCacgccacctccacctcctacTTCTAGtgcaagaagaagaaaaggcatTCCTCATAGGGCACCCTTTGGTTCttga
- the LOC136208152 gene encoding protein RGF1 INDUCIBLE TRANSCRIPTION FACTOR 1-like isoform X2, which yields MPVPEWLESLLATAFFAICRTHGDATRSECNMYCLDCKSEAFCFYCRSSRHKDHQVIQIRRSSYHDVVRVAEIQKVLDISGVQTYVINSARVLFLNERPQPKSAKGVAHICETCGRTLLDPFRFCSLGCKLVGIKRNGDASFTIEAKNEEIMERRREENQEQEQEALHESSQQEDIYPVTPPPPPTSSARRRKGIPHRAPFGS from the exons ATGCCGGTGCCGGAGTGGCTGGAGTCATTACTGGCGACGGCGTTCTTCGCAATCTGCAGGACACACGGGGACGCAACGAGAAGTGAATGCAATATGTACTGTTTAGATTGCAAAAGTGAGGCATTCTGTTTTTATTGCCGGTCTtcaagacataaagatcatcaAGTAATTCAG ATAAGGAGATCTTCGTATCATGATGTAGTGAGAGTTGCAGAGATTCAGAAAGTGTTGGACATAAGTGGAGTTCAGACTTATGTAATAAACAGTGCTAGAGTGTTGTTTCTGAATGAAAGGCCACAGCCTAAATCAGCCAAAGGAGTTGCTCATATTTGTGAGACTTGTGGAAGGACCCTTTTGGACCCTTTTCGTTTTTGTTCTTTGGGTTGCAAG CTTGTAGGAATAAAGAGAAATGGAGAtgcaagctttaccatagaagCAAAGAATGAGGAAATAAtggaaagaagaagagaagaaaatcaagaacaagaacaagaagCATTGCATGAAAGTTCACAACAAGAAGACATATATCCGGTCacgccacctccacctcctacTTCTAGtgcaagaagaagaaaaggcatTCCTCATAGGGCACCCTTTGGTTCttga